The proteins below come from a single Vidua chalybeata isolate OUT-0048 chromosome 1, bVidCha1 merged haplotype, whole genome shotgun sequence genomic window:
- the RALA gene encoding ras-related protein Ral-A, with translation MAANKPKGQNSLALHKVIMVGSGGVGKSALTLQFMYDEFVEDYEPTKADSYRKKVVLDGEEVQIDILDTAGQEDYAAIRDNYFRSGEGFLCVFSITELESFAATADFREQILRVKEDENVPFLLVGNKSDLEDKRQVSVEEAKNRADQWNVNYVETSAKTRANVDKVFFDLMREIRARKMEDSKEKNGKKKRKSLAKRIRERCCIL, from the exons ATGGCAGCAAATAAACCTAAAGGACAGAATTCATTGGCTTTACACAAAGTCATCATGGTGGGAAGTGGTGGTGTAGGAAAATCTGCTTTAACACTACAGTTTATGTATGATGAG tttgttgaAGACTATGAGCCCACCAAAGCAGATAGCTACAGGAAAAAGGTGGTTCTGGATGGGGAAGAAGTCCAAATTGATATATTGGAtacagcagggcaggaggattATGCTGCAATTAGAGACAACTACTTCCGAAGTGGAGAAGGTTTTCTTTGCGTCTTCTCTATCACAGAGCTGGAATCCTTTGCAGCGACTGCAGACTTCAG ggaGCAAATCTTAAGAGTAAAAGAAGATGAGAATGTTCCTTTTTTGCTAGTTGGTAATAAATCAGATTTGGAAGATAAAAGGCAAGTTTCTGTAGAGGAAGCAAAAAACAGAGCTGATCAGTGGAATGTTAATTATGTGGAAACTTCTGCAAAAACACGAGCTAATGTTGACAAG gtgttttttgaTTTAATGAGAGAAATTAGAGCCAGAAAAATGgaagacagcaaagaaaaaaatgggaagaagaaaagaaaaagcctagCTAAGAGGATCAGAGAAAGATGTTGCATTTTATAA